ACGCTCACACGGAGAGTCCTTCCGCGGAGGCACGCGAAGGCGTGGGTGGCTCCTGTTCGAGCGAGGGTTGCCTTCTCTCTCCTGGACGCGGACTCAGCGACTCGAAGAAGCCGGCGCGTTGGCGGGCTCCTCGCGCAGGAGCTGGACGGCGCGCTCCAGCAACTCGTCACGGCCCGCCTGGAGTCCCGCCACCGTCGGCCGCAGCTTCACGTGGGGCTCGAGCCCCTTGCGTTGCAGCTGCCGTCCATCCCCGTGGCGCACCTGCTGTCCGGTGAAATGGAAGGTGATGCCGCCGGGCAGGACCGCCTGGGTGACGTCGCCATTGGTGCCCGCGGTGGCGCTGCCCAGGAAGACGGTGTCCGCCGCGGCCTCCAGCATCAGCCCGGTGTGCTCGGCCTGGCTGATGGTTCGCGAGTCGATGAGCGTCACCGTGCGGCCCCTGTACTTGGGAATGTCCACCTCTGGCAGCGAATCGCTGAGCTTCAGCCAACCCGTGTGCTGGCCTCCCGCCACCGGGCGCTCGTACCAGGCATAGGGGCGCGAGCCCTTCACGTCGAAGAAGGGCCCGAGTTCCCACATCGTGCCGCGCGGGTAGCCGCGCAGGTCGAACACGATGCCGCGGGTGTCCTTGAGCTTCTCGAACATCGCGGGCACCTGCCAGGCCTCCAGCTTCTCCAGGTCCACGAAGCCGATGTTCCCCTCCAGCACCCGGTAGGGCTCCGCCTTCGAGGGAGGCAGCTTCCACCGGGGCGTGCGAGTGAGCTTCACTTCCCTGGCCCCCTGGGCGCCGCGCACGCCGAGGACGACCGTGGAGCCCTCCTCTCCCGCGAGCGTGCGCAGCAGGGTCAGGTCCCGGCGATGACCGGGCAGGGCGCCCGACACGTACGGGGTGAACCGCCGCACCCGCGCGTCGATGGGCTCTCCGTCAATCTTCTCGATGACGTCGCCTGGCACGAGTCCGGGCGCGGACTGCGCATCGAGCACCTCCACCACCACGGCCTTGCCGCCGATGTCCGTCACCCAGACCGGCGGGGCGACGCCGAAGAAGCGCTGGAGCTCCGGATGGCCTCGCACCGAGGCGTGTCCGTCCTGGAGCCAGGTGCACGCCTCGGCCAATGCGAGCGCGTACTCCGTCGCGTCCTTCGCCGCGTCCAGCTTCTCGAGCAGCTCCGGCAGGCGGGCCTCCCACGGCCGGTCCATCAGGTCCGGGTAGGCGAAGAAGAAACGTACCACCGTCCACAGCTTGGCCCCGGCCAGCAGCCGCATCTCCCGGGATGGCTGGAGCGCGTCCTTGTAGCTCGGCTCCAAGCGCCAGGCGGCCGTGGGCCGAAGGGCCGCGGCCACGCCGGCCTTCCGCTTGGGGGGGCGGGCGGCCAGCAAGAGGGCCTGCCGCATCCCTTCGTCCGGGCCATCCAGACGGGCGCGCGCGGGCCGCTTCACGTCCGCCTCCAGGGGCAGCACCGTCTCATTGAGACTCACCAGTGCGCGGTACCCCTCGCCCAGCGGCACGGAGTCCTGCGTGTTCGTGGCGCCCTCATTGAGCGGGCCTTCGGCCACCAGGAGCGCCGTCCCACGGGCGCGCAGGGCCAGGATGGACAGGTCGATGGCGGAGTCCTCGTCGACCAGGAAGACGAGCAGGGCCGGCTTCTTGCCCGGAGTGCCCGTGACCACCTCGTCCGTGGGCAATGTGAGCTCGGTTCGATAGAAGCTCTGCGCGCCATCCTGCGGCCTCAGGCCCAGGTGGTGCACCTCGCGCAGGCCGGGAACGCTCAGCTCGCCGTCGATGAAGTGAGGCAGCAGCCGCGGCACCATCCACGAGAGGCCATAGCGCCGCAGTCCTCGCATGCGCAGGTCCATCACCACCGCGCGAGCCTTCGCGGCGTCCGCATCCAGCGTCTCTTGCAGCTCCTGCATGGAGGCCTCCCCCTGCGGCCCCAGGAGGTTGCGCAAATCGAGCACGAGGACGTCCTTCTCCCAGCTCTTGAGCGCGCGCAGGGCGGGGGCCGGGCCGGAGGAGGAGGGGGGCTTCTCACGCTCCACCAGCGTGGCCGGGTCCCCGAGGGCCGCGAGCATGCCCTGGACCGCGGCGGCATAGGCCTCCGCGTCCCGCGCTGCCTCCACCCTGGGCAGCGCGGAGAGGAAGGCAGCGTCCCACTCGGCGGGCATGGAGAAGGCCCGGGGGTGGCGGAAACGAACCTCGCCCCACAGCTTCACCAGGCGCCCCCGGCGTTCGGCGCGGAGCGCCTCGGGCGAGGCCGTGGCGGGAACCTGCGCCAGGGCATTTCCCGTGAGGCACAGGGCCCCCAGGCTCAGCCAGGAAACCCATCGCAGCCAGGCGCTCTTCATCGTGCCAACCCCTTTGTCGCGGGAGTCCGCGAGCGTAGCGGCCTGCTGCCTGACAAGACACCTCGGCTTCCTTATGTTCTGCCCTGAAACCAGGATGGAACTCATCCAGATTCAGCGAGGCCTCCATGTCCCAGACCGGCGCTCCGGCGAAGAAGTCTCCCCTGTCCCTGCTGAACCCGAAGGGGCTCTTCGACCCTGCTCCCTATGGTTTTTCCCACGTGGCCCAGGTCGCCCCTGGCAGCCGGCTCGTCTTCATCGCGGGGCAGGGCGGTGAGAGCGAATCCGGCGCCCTGGCACCAGACTTCCCGTCGCAGGTGCGACAGGCGATGAACAACCTGCTCACGGCGCTGGAGGCCGCGGGAGCTGGCGTCGGCGACGTCGCCAAGCTCACCGTCCTCGTGGTGGACCACTCCGAGGAGAAGCTGAAGGTCCTCGGCGCCGAGCTGGAGCGGGCGTGGAACGGCCGCATGAAGCCGACCTGCACCCTGATTCCCGTCCCACGCCTGGCGCTCGACGGAATGCTGTTCGAAATCGAGGCCGTCGCCGTCCTTCCCGCGTGAGCCTACTTCGCCATCGTGCCCTGGGTCGGCAGCGGGCCGCGCACGAAGTCCGCGAACACCGCCTGGCGCAGCAGGTCCGGCGGCAGCAGGCCCTGGGCGAGCACGAAGTCGTGGAAGCGCTGCGCGTCGAAGCGCTTGCCCATCGCCTGCTCCACCTCTGCGCGCAGCTCGTTGAGGCGGGTGAAGCCGTAGAAGTAGCTGGTGGCCTGGCCTGGCCCGGCAGGCGGAAGGTGTAGCGCCCCACCTCCAGGGTGGCCATTGCTTCGGACAGCACCACGTCCGTCATCAGCAGCTGCTTCACCTGCTCCGGCGTGGTGCGGCCCAGCTGCAGCTCCGGGTCTCAGAAGGCGCGCGCGGCGCGCATCAGCCGGTGCTGCAGGCTGATGAGCTTCCCCTCCGGCGGGAGGAAGGGCAGGGTGATGCGCTCGGCATACAGCCCCCAGCCCTCCACGTTGGTGCTGTTGAAGGCGAAGAAGGCGCGGGCGTTGGACACGCCGTCCTCCAGCAGGCGCGCGAACTGCAGCTCGTGGCCGGGGCGCGCCTCGTGCGCGGTGAGCGTCCAGCTCGCGGCGGCGAAGGTGAAGTCGTCGAGCTTCTTCGCCCCGCCGGGCGCCTTGGACGGCAGGTTGAGCGGGAGCACGAACTCGCCCTGCTCACCCGTGTTGCCCAGCAGCCGGGGAGGGACCATGTGCGGCCCCGAGGACCGGGCGCTCTCCGCCTCGCTGGCGAGCCGGATGCGCGCGGGGCGCCTGGGCAGGCTGAGCAGGCGCTCACAGCGGATGATGGCCTCCAGCTGCTTCAGCCGTGACTGGTAGTGGGGGAGGATGGCCTCGCCCACCAGTTGCTCCTTCTTCAGCTCGCGGATGACGGCGCGGTAGTCGGCATCCTTCCAGCCGCGCGCCCTGGCCACCTGCGCGGCCACCTGCTGCATCTCCGCCTGCAGCTCGCCGAAGGCCTTGCGCGCCATCGCGGCCAGTTCGGCGGGCGGCACGTCCACGCCCAGCTCCACCAGGTTGTGCGCATAGACCTCCGGCGGCAGCTGGAAGTCCGTGCGCGCGCGCGGCAGCAGCTCCGTGCGCACGAAGGTGTCGTAGTCCAGCAGCTGCTTCTTCAGCGTGGCGAGCGGCTCCTCGTAGCCCTGGAGGCCGTACTTCTGGAAGAGCGGGTCGAGCCCGTCGAGCAGGAAGGCGTTGGTCTCGAGGTGGCGCTCCAGCTCGGCCTTCATGGGAAGGAGCCGCCCGGGCTTCGCCAGGTGCGCGCGCGTGTCCGCCAGGGCCAGCTCGGCGATGGGCGCGTAGCCCTTCTCCAGCCCCGCGTACCTGCGCAGGCGCACCAGCGCCGCCTGACGCCGCTGCGGGGCCACCTGCTCATCCAGCAGCAGGCGCACGCCGTTGAACACCCCCTGCGCCACGCTCGCGTAGGGCACGAAGTACTGCTGCTCGAGCGCGGCGGCCTTCAGCGCGCGCTCCTGCGCCTCGATGAGGATCTGCAGGTCCTGGCGCACCTTGAGGTCCTGCTCCGCGGCGAGCCGGGTGCGCAGCTCCGCCAGCACGGCCTCCCTCGCCTGGCGCATGCGGTCGCGGTAGCCGGGGGTGCGGTCCAGGATGGCCTCGTCCAGTCCCTCCACGCCCGCCTTGGCCGAGTCCTCGGGGTCGAACCTCGACAGCGCGTCCAGCACGTATTTCGTGTGGACGTTGCTCTGCTGCACCCACGCGGGCAGCTGCCGCGGCTTCGCCTGTACCTGGCCCTTCGCGCGGGGCGTGGACTGCGCCAGCGCCGCCGCGGGCAAGGCGAGGGCAAGGGAGACGACCAGGGCCAGGGACCTGCTGTGCATGTGCACTCCAGGCGACGGGACGGCGGCGTGAACCTGTGGGGTAGCAGGGCATTCCGGACGTGGCACGCGTTTTCACGCACGACCCGACGCCGCCCGGGGCCGCGCGCTCAGTATTCCTCTATGCGTTGTCATCACCGCGCCCGGACCTCCCACTCCCGCGCGGCCCGCTGACGCCCGGGCCACCGTCGTGAAAGGATTGTGTCGACAGGAGAGCACATGCACTGAATGGGGCCGTGGGCCGTCGTCGTGGGAGTGCTGGGGTTGTCGCCACTCACCGTGCAGGCCAGGGAGGCGCCCAAGGTGGGCGCTGAGGCCAAGGCGCGGACGCTGCTTTTCACGGCGCCGGACGCGGTGGTGGGGGAGTTCGACGAGCAGACGAGGCGGATAGCGGTGCATCAGGACTTCCACCTCACCGGGCCGGGCATGGAGCCGGAGCCCTTCTTCCTGTTCGCCGAGGCGATTGAATCGTGGGTCTACACGGTGCTCGCGGTGAAGGGGGACTTCATCACCCGCGCGAAGGTCACCTTCGGCGAGGTGGTGCACGTGACGAAGTCCGCGGCGGGCCGGGAGACCCGCACGCCATCGCCCATCAGCCATCGGACCTACGTGGGCGAATCCGTGAACGGCCGCACCCAGGTGACGGACGCGGACGGCAAGCCGGTAACGGACGAGGAGGTCCGGTCGAAGGTGCTCGGCGAGCTGAGCGGGCTGGGCGTGGAGGACGCCCTCGTCGACGCGTTCCCCAAGGGGCCCGTGAAGGTGGGCGCCAACATGGGGTGGTGGGCCGCAAGAACCACTCCGGCAGCAAGTCCCAGCGCGGCACCGAGGTGGCCGCTCTCTTCTACTCCCTCATCGAGACTGCACGTCTGCGGGGCGAGGACCCAGGCCACTATCTGAAGCGCGCTGCGCTCGCCGCCATCGAGAACCCGGGCACCGTCACGCTCCCGAAGAGCCAGAACTGACCACCGCTCTGGCCGAGCCCCCGTCCCGGCCGGCTCAGTGTCAGGACGGGGCACGGCAAACAGTTACAAGCCCTTCAGGAGGAGTGCCTCTGGCCTTCAAGACCTGAAGGTTGGGACAATGCAGGGGTTAGAAACAGGGCACGCCAAGTTCCGGGCATTCATACCCGCCGTAGCTGCATTGGGCCACGTTTTCCGTCACTGAATACTCAGTCTCTACTCCGTACATCTGGATGGGCCCGCTGCAACCGACCATTTTGAAGCCGGCCTGCATGACTAGGTCTGGACCGTCATAGTAGTAGACGTCGTACGAGTAAGCTCGAGCAGCATCCGTCCGGGTTGCGAGATTGGACTGCTCATTCACGGCGATGTCGCCCCCGCCGCACCCAGCCGCCAGCATTGCAACTGCCAGCAGCGCGGAAACTGTTGCTTTGTTTTGCATGTTCATTTTCTTTCCTTGCTCATCTGAGAGTGGAGGAGCTGATGTTGCACTTCCCTGAGCAGGAGCCCCCCTGGCCGACTCAGGACTCATTGGGAATTGGTCGAGTGGTGCTTTCCCGAAGTGAGTCGGCACGGAGAAAAATGATGCAGAAAATCTGCTCGCCTCCCGTGGAATACAAGGAATTCCAGCCACTTGGCGTGTCTCGGGCAGGAAGTCTCCTCGTCCCGGTGGGATAAGGGCAGAAGAGAAGTGAAGGCTTCGTCTCCGTACCTGTCACGGTGTGGGCGAGGCGTGATCAGTCGGGCGGGAAGGGAGTGAACGCCATGCTGCGCGCCGTGAGGAAGCTGCTGGCCTCGACACTCACCCGGAGGATGACGTCAGCCGTCCTCTTCGCCCCGGCCGAGCATCTTAGGGAGCGGGTGAGGCACGGGCAGGAGTGCCTGGGGAGGAGTCCCGCTGCGGATGGGCGGGGCTCCGCTTGCCTTTGGAAACGGCCGCATCGTCGAGGTGCGACTACACCACTCACCCCAGAAGGAATCTGCACGATTACCAAGGCCATCAGCCTGTCCGCTGAGCTGTCCGCGGTGCGGTGTGCCGTCGCAGGGGCACGCATCATCGCGGATGCAGCCTCTCGTTGGCCGCGACGGTGGAGGAGCCGAGGAAGCAGAGGACGGCGCGGGTGGATGGGGCCGGGCTGCTGCGCAGGACGTTCATGCTGGCGGTTTAGCCACAATCGACAAGAGGCTGGTGCGGTTCGCCCTGTACCGTCGGGTGCCCAAGCGTAGCTGGCCCTCGGCTCCACCTCCTGAGGTGAAGCAGGAGGGCGGCAGCTCTAGCCGTCCACGTTCGGCTGCGCCAGGCGAGGAGGGTGCGCAAGAGAGAATGGAGCATCGAGTGGAAGCCCGCCCCGACGGCCGACGGCCGCGAGCGGATGGGGCGCGCCGTGCAGTTGCTCCTGGACGCGGCTCGCGGCGCGGCCGGAAGGCCCCGAGGGCCTCCAGCCGAGGCAATCGAAGTCACAAGTCCCGGCGTCGTTGAGCTGGGCACCAAGCGAGGAGCCGCTGATGGCTGAAAGGGCTGCGCTCTACGCTCGCGTTTCCTCGGCGCGGCAGGAGCAGGAACAGACGGTCGCCTCGCAAGTGGCGGCGCTCCACAAAGCTGCCGCGGAGTTGGGGCCGCAGGTGCCCCCGCAGCACTGTTACGTGGACGAGGGCTTCAGTGTGTTGGCGTTCACGCGAAAGCGCGGAAATTTGGACCGGGACGGCAGACTGATTCCGCGAGTCCACCGCCCCGGCGTCCGGCTCTGCGCTTCGCCTTCGTCTTGCGCGCGGCCGCACTCTCCTCGGCGGCTCTGCGCCGGTAGCTCTGCCCCTCGATGCTGATGATGTCCGCGTGGTGGATGACGCGGTCGATGAGCGCGGTGGCGCACGCCCCATTGGGAAAGATGCCGGGCCAGTCGGAAAACGCCAGATTGGAAGTCAGGACGAGACTTCGCTGCTCATACCTCCTGGAGACGACCTGGAAGAGCAGGTCGGCGTTCCTGGAATCGTAGGAGAGGTAGCCCACCTCGTCGATGACGAGCAGTCCGGTGCGGCTGGTGTAGTGGCGCAGGCGCCGGTCCAGCGCGCGTGAAGAGTCCTGGCTGGCCAGGTCCATCAGCATCTGGGAGGCGGAGGTGAAGAGGACGGAGGAGCCCTTACGCACGGCCTCGTGGGCGATGTTCTGGGCAATCATCGTCTTGCCCAGCCCCTGGGGTGCGACGATGACGACGTTGCGAGCGCCCTGCATGAAGTCCAGGCGCAGGGCGGACTCGACGGCCTCTCGATCAATCTTCTTGGGCCAGGCCCAGTCGAAATCCGCCATGGGTTTGAAGCGGCCCAGACGGCTTCGGGTGAGACGCCGCTCCAGGCTGCGGCGACTTCGCTCCTGCTGCTCTTCGTCGGCGACGTGCTCGAGCAGCTCGGCGGGGCCCCAGCGGGCCTTGGTGGCGCGGGCGATGAGGTCATCGAGGGCGCCCGCGGTGGAGTGCAGTCCGAGGGAGGCGAGGCGTTCAGCGAGTGGAGTCGTCATTGGGAGAGTCCTTGGAGAGCAGCTTGTCGTAGTCGGCCAGGCTGTGAGGGGTGACGCGGGAGGCGCGGATGCGTGGGTCGTCGGAGAGCACCACCCTGATGGGAGCGCGGTCTGGGCAGGCGTGTACCCCAAGGGGGCTGCGCGGCCTGTCCACCGGACGGGAGCATCACTCGGGCGGCCCCGTCAGCGGCCCTCCTCGGCCCCTCTGCACCCTCCCTCCCCCTCAACAGGGCCCCCATCCCTCTTATGCGTGACCCCAGGAG
Above is a genomic segment from Pyxidicoccus trucidator containing:
- a CDS encoding DUF885 family protein; protein product: MHSRSLALVVSLALALPAAALAQSTPRAKGQVQAKPRQLPAWVQQSNVHTKYVLDALSRFDPEDSAKAGVEGLDEAILDRTPGYRDRMRQAREAVLAELRTRLAAEQDLKVRQDLQILIEAQERALKAAALEQQYFVPYASVAQGVFNGVRLLLDEQVAPQRRQAALVRLRRYAGLEKGYAPIAELALADTRAHLAKPGRLLPMKAELERHLETNAFLLDGLDPLFQKYGLQGYEEPLATLKKQLLDYDTFVRTELLPRARTDFQLPPEVYAHNLVELGVDVPPAELAAMARKAFGELQAEMQQVAAQVARARGWKDADYRAVIRELKKEQLVGEAILPHYQSRLKQLEAIIRCERLLSLPRRPARIRLASEAESARSSGPHMVPPRLLGNTGEQGEFVLPLNLPSKAPGGAKKLDDFTFAAASWTLTAHEARPGHELQFARLLEDGVSNARAFFAFNSTNVEGWGLYAERITLPFLPPEGKLISLQHRLMRAARAF
- a CDS encoding S41 family peptidase; the protein is MKSAWLRWVSWLSLGALCLTGNALAQVPATASPEALRAERRGRLVKLWGEVRFRHPRAFSMPAEWDAAFLSALPRVEAARDAEAYAAAVQGMLAALGDPATLVEREKPPSSSGPAPALRALKSWEKDVLVLDLRNLLGPQGEASMQELQETLDADAAKARAVVMDLRMRGLRRYGLSWMVPRLLPHFIDGELSVPGLREVHHLGLRPQDGAQSFYRTELTLPTDEVVTGTPGKKPALLVFLVDEDSAIDLSILALRARGTALLVAEGPLNEGATNTQDSVPLGEGYRALVSLNETVLPLEADVKRPARARLDGPDEGMRQALLLAARPPKRKAGVAAALRPTAAWRLEPSYKDALQPSREMRLLAGAKLWTVVRFFFAYPDLMDRPWEARLPELLEKLDAAKDATEYALALAEACTWLQDGHASVRGHPELQRFFGVAPPVWVTDIGGKAVVVEVLDAQSAPGLVPGDVIEKIDGEPIDARVRRFTPYVSGALPGHRRDLTLLRTLAGEEGSTVVLGVRGAQGAREVKLTRTPRWKLPPSKAEPYRVLEGNIGFVDLEKLEAWQVPAMFEKLKDTRGIVFDLRGYPRGTMWELGPFFDVKGSRPYAWYERPVAGGQHTGWLKLSDSLPEVDIPKYRGRTVTLIDSRTISQAEHTGLMLEAAADTVFLGSATAGTNGDVTQAVLPGGITFHFTGQQVRHGDGRQLQRKGLEPHVKLRPTVAGLQAGRDELLERAVQLLREEPANAPASSSR
- a CDS encoding RidA family protein → MSQTGAPAKKSPLSLLNPKGLFDPAPYGFSHVAQVAPGSRLVFIAGQGGESESGALAPDFPSQVRQAMNNLLTALEAAGAGVGDVAKLTVLVVDHSEEKLKVLGAELERAWNGRMKPTCTLIPVPRLALDGMLFEIEAVAVLPA
- the istB gene encoding IS21-like element helper ATPase IstB is translated as MTTPLAERLASLGLHSTAGALDDLIARATKARWGPAELLEHVADEEQQERSRRSLERRLTRSRLGRFKPMADFDWAWPKKIDREAVESALRLDFMQGARNVVIVAPQGLGKTMIAQNIAHEAVRKGSSVLFTSASQMLMDLASQDSSRALDRRLRHYTSRTGLLVIDEVGYLSYDSRNADLLFQVVSRRYEQRSLVLTSNLAFSDWPGIFPNGACATALIDRVIHHADIISIEGQSYRRRAAEESAAARKTKAKRRAGRRGGGLAESVCRPGPNFRAFA
- a CDS encoding DUF885 family protein; its protein translation is MGAVCRAHHPALPPAGGEAHQPAAPADARRARLLRPGAAAGPHHAGAGEAAADDGRGAVRSNGHPGGGALHLPPAGPGQATSYFYGFTRLNELRAEVEQAMGKRFDAQRFHDFVLAQGLLPPDLLRQAVFADFVRGPLPTQGTMAK